ATCCGCGAATAGCTTGACGTTTTCGTGCGTTTTAAGGGCTTCTAAGGCCTGATCTAGTAGTGGCGAGTCTTTCCCAAAGATTTGCCCTAAAAAGCGCATGACGAAGACGACATCCTCATTCTTGGCCCTTTCCTGAGCCACTTGCTTCTTTTTAGTGTGAATTTGAAAGGTCCATCGTTTAACAGAACCTCCGCGTCCACGTCCTCCTCTTTCTTCGCTATAAGTGAAATAGATATCACTTATGCCGTCTTCATACATTTTCATCAACTCAGCCTGAGCTACCTCAACAACATCTCGTTTCAACTGAGCTGTGAGAAGCTTAATACAGAGTACATCCCGAAGATTATCCGGTGTAAACTCAAATTTCCCAACGGATCGCCACTGACAGCACCACTCATAAAACCGTTGAGAAAACTTACTCGCTAGAGTCATGACGACAGTAGCGTCCAGTACTGTAAATCTCTTTGTAAGCTCGTAGAGATAGGGCAAAACGTCTCTAGAAATGCTTACTTCCAGTCCCTTGTTCTTCTTGTATTTTCCTCTCGTTACGAAACCAGTTTCTGTCCAACTTCCATCTGTTTCATCGATTGAGAAGTCCTTTTTGCGTAGGCTAACAACTGCCTTACGATAGTCCCGAAAGCGATTGTCATTAGGATCTGACTTCTTCATTTGGTCTTCCATGATAAATAGATCAAGATCTCTATTGAAGAAGTCATCTGTAATGCCATCTTGGACAGTTTTCATAACCTCAATGAGAGACAGATATACCAAGCGCTTTTCTGTTGTAGTATAGTCATATCGAGCCCCAGTGATAGCATTAGTCTGTTTAAACGTATCAATCTGTACCATACAAGTTATTTTATGCGCAAAAATAAATAAAAAGCATATAATACATAAATATAATGCCTGCTTTTCCGTCAATTACGCATAAAATACCCCGAAAATCTCCGTCAATTACGCATAAAATACCGTCAATTACGCATAAAATACCCCTACAACTTATTAAAAATCAATTAGTTACGGAGCCGTAAAGTTTGCAAAAGTAATCTTTGCTAAAGTGCAAATGCCAAAAAAACGGCTTTTGAGAGGAAAAAAGGAGGAAAAAACTAGACTTATCCACAATCGAAAAAGCAGCAAACAAGACGATCAAATTGGAAAGGGAAAAAGAAAGCAAAAACTAAAAAGGAAAGGGGGCGGCCAACTATAATTTTAGTTAGTAAGGGCTGTTTTACTAACCCATCGCTATACATCTGGCCCGTTTACCCTTATTGCAGCGTAGCGGGGGAGACACTGATGGGCTCGAGAATGCGTAGCTGGGGGTAGCGACTGCGGCAGATAGCGCGGAAGGTCTTTTCTTTTTCTTCGGGGGAGTCTACCCCGTAGATAACTCTCGCAAATTGGACTTCTACAGCACCAGTTTGATTAACGAGTCGAGCTTCGAACAAAAGGGCAGTCATATGAATATATTAAAATAAGTTAGTAAAGATAGCTGAATCGAGGCTGTGCTTGTGAATGTGTGACGTGTAACGTAGTATTGCTATCGCGTGCTGGGTATGTGATTGGATGGAGCAAGCCATGTTTTTCGTACCGCTAAACCCTCCTATCGTCGGGTTAGCGTTCCTCAAACCGTCTTGCTTTTGCTCCTATCGTCGCAAAAGGCCCAGCACTACCCACCCCCACTGACCCGGTTTATGAGCCCCCTTATCCCCTTAGACTTAGCTGTCTTATGACCCCTGAACCCCGCGTACCCGCTGCCAAAGCCAAAGGTGGACGGCCCAAAAAGAAGGACGAAGACAAACGCAGCAAGGCCATCCAGGTCCGGCTTGAACCGGCTTCCTACGCTTACGTGCAGGAACTGGCCCAGCAACGCAACACCAGCATGGCCGATGTGATCCGGGAGCTGTGCGTAGGGGATGTGACGGTGATCACCGCCGAGCAGGAGGCCCTGCTGCGGCAGATCGCTACCATGAGCAACAACCTGAACCAGCTGGCCCGTAAGGCCAACACCGACGGTATCCGTTCGGTGGCCATCCTGGTGGATCGGCGGGTGCGGGAGTTAGGCGAACTCTTAGACCGCTATACCAAATGATCGGCAAGACCAGCATTGGCACCAGCTTCGGGGGATGCGTGCGCTACCAGTTCGAGGGCCACAAGCACAGCCAGGAACAGAAACAGGCCGAAGTCCTGGAGGCCGTTGGCGTTCGGATGAGTTCGGCTTCCAGCATGACGGCCGACTTCAACCGGGGCCGGCTGCTGAATCCGGACCTGGGGCGGGCCGTCTGGCATACCTCCGTGAGCTTTAATCCCGACGACGCGGCTAAACTCACCAATGAGAAAATGCTGGCCGTTGCTCAGGATTACGTCCAGGGCATGGGCCTGGATCAGACCCAATACGTCATCATTCGCCACCACGACCAGCCCCACCCCCATTTTCACCTGATTGCCAACCGGGTCGATAACCAGGGCCAGACGATTTCGGATAGCCACAACTACGCCCGCTCCCAGGCCCTGTTGAAAGAACTCTCGATCCGGCACGAGCTGACACCCGTGGCCGAACGGCGCGCGCACAAGCAGCGGCCTGATCAGTTGCAGGGGGCCGATCGGAGTCGCCACCAGATCCGCCAAACGCTGGAGCAGGTGCTAACCACCTGTACAAGTGGCCAGGCCTTTGCCGAGCGGGTCCAGGCGCAGGGCATCACCTGCCAGGTGCGCCAAAACGAAGGGGGGAAAGCGGTGGGGGTAAGTTTTGCCAAAGACGGGCACACCTTCAAGGGGTCCGATATTGCCCGTTCCTACAGCTATGCAGGCATTGTCAAGCAGCTGGAGGCCAACCACCGGCATCAACAGGCGATACAAGCGCAAAAACAGGCTGCTCAGGCGATTAAGCCGGTTGAACCGGTCAATCCTGTCATCCGCGCTCAAACGTCGTCTGAGGAGCTTAAAAAAGCCCCAGAATTGAGCGA
Above is a window of Spirosoma linguale DSM 74 DNA encoding:
- a CDS encoding mobilisation protein (PFAM: mobilisation protein~KEGG: nmu:Nmul_B2796 mobilization protein) produces the protein MTPEPRVPAAKAKGGRPKKKDEDKRSKAIQVRLEPASYAYVQELAQQRNTSMADVIRELCVGDVTVITAEQEALLRQIATMSNNLNQLARKANTDGIRSVAILVDRRVRELGELLDRYTK
- a CDS encoding initiator RepB protein (PFAM: initiator RepB protein~KEGG: abc:ACICU_p0005 replicase); the encoded protein is MVQIDTFKQTNAITGARYDYTTTEKRLVYLSLIEVMKTVQDGITDDFFNRDLDLFIMEDQMKKSDPNDNRFRDYRKAVVSLRKKDFSIDETDGSWTETGFVTRGKYKKNKGLEVSISRDVLPYLYELTKRFTVLDATVVMTLASKFSQRFYEWCCQWRSVGKFEFTPDNLRDVLCIKLLTAQLKRDVVEVAQAELMKMYEDGISDIYFTYSEERGGRGRGGSVKRWTFQIHTKKKQVAQERAKNEDVVFVMRFLGQIFGKDSPLLDQALEALKTHENVKLFADRADELQTSGKLDRTKNKPGYIRSILQKEFGLDKK
- a CDS encoding Relaxase/mobilization nuclease family protein (PFAM: Relaxase/mobilization nuclease family protein~KEGG: ses:SARI_00225 hypothetical protein); the protein is MIGKTSIGTSFGGCVRYQFEGHKHSQEQKQAEVLEAVGVRMSSASSMTADFNRGRLLNPDLGRAVWHTSVSFNPDDAAKLTNEKMLAVAQDYVQGMGLDQTQYVIIRHHDQPHPHFHLIANRVDNQGQTISDSHNYARSQALLKELSIRHELTPVAERRAHKQRPDQLQGADRSRHQIRQTLEQVLTTCTSGQAFAERVQAQGITCQVRQNEGGKAVGVSFAKDGHTFKGSDIARSYSYAGIVKQLEANHRHQQAIQAQKQAAQAIKPVEPVNPVIRAQTSSEELKKAPELSEVERKWQDDYQQQVQRVRLLNEQIRATNAWIEQAAQTLAQNPTLKTAQALKKSCPDYGLRQVLDGQIKAGESYQFQVEWRAEQRQALSRQAARWFGLSSEAKEAKAKLAYLDDPKGSGLDYQMQEKHYSFWIHARQETKAKPSFGFQASAYQKAEHSLVSLSQFAQQRETAHQQEQAQQQRLRQYQNRGPRLGGRGMS